The genomic DNA GTGTGCGTGGCGTCCGAGTGGGTGGGTGGGCGCGCTGCGCTTTGCCTGCCCTCGATGGTGATGGAGACATGGACTCTGGCCGGAATCATCAACATGGCCAGGTCCCCATTGTGTCGGGCGTCCGCATCCGCCCGTGGATTCCCCACGGGCTATGATGTATGACGCCCCGTTCGGGGCTTGGCTGGGGTGAGTGTGCGTTGGCGTCCGAGTGGGTTGGTGGGCACGCTGCGCTTTGCCCACCCTACGAATGGGTGACGGTTTCATCGACTGTCGCCCTGACCATCCTCCTGCAGGATTCCCATTGTGTCGGGCATCCGCGCCCGCCCGTGGATTCCCCACGGGCTAAGGATGTATGATGCCCCGTTCGGGGCTTGGCTGGGGTGAGTGTGCGTTGGCCTCCAATTTGGTTGGTGGGCACGCTGCGCTTTGCCCACCCTACGAATGGGTCGGTTATGGCTGGCCCTGACCATCCTCATGCAGGATTCCCATTGTGTCGGGCATTCGCGCCCGCCCGTGGATTCCCCACGGGCTATGGATGTGTGATGCCCTGTTCGGGGCTTGGTGGGGAGATTGTGCGTGGCCAAGCACATCGCTTCCCTGGCACGGGGAACACGAGCGTGATGGGATCAGCCTTCGCAGGGATGAATCGCGAGTCGCGCGAGTGCCCCATCCCCAAAGCGAACGCTGGGCTTCAACGCTGCGCGAGGGAAAAGCCTGGCGTTCGCCCCGCAGCGCGAACATGGCTGACATGAACACGAGTACGGATGCCGTCCATTTCAGATCAATCCCCAACTATGCGGTGACGCCGGTGGCGGAACCATCGAGACGGAACGGTCGGGCATGAGTGTGGGCCGCCGCGCTTGGTCGCCGGACCGCATCGCGGGCCAAGTTTGCGCGGCGCGAGGCCTGCGAAGAGGGTCTTTCTTTGGTTCCACCTTGCTTTGGACCCGTCCAAAGAAAGGTGGAAAACGATGCATCACGGGAGGCAATCCCGAGCCGAGGAAGGCATCACGGGCCCCGTCAGTGACTGGATTCCGGTAGAAGGGGCAAAACCGGTGGGGGGTTCGAGGAGTCCGGTGCAAGCAACACCTCATGGCCCCCGGATTCCGCCGGATAGTCAGATGACGAGAACACGTGTGTGGGGCTGCATCCGGGCTACGGCTGGAAGGTACGGCCACCGTTTCTTGCCCACTGATTCATCATCTTCCACGACATCAAGAACAGGAGTCGACAGAATGACACAGATCCCGACTTTCGGCAAGCCAGTCCCCGGGGCCCGGTCGCGGGAAGGATCCTACGCACTGATCTTCGACCCAGCCGGTCGCCTGCTTGTCGTGCTGGGCCGACGCGGCCTCTTCCTGCCCGGTGGCGGTGTGGACCCTGGTGAGACGCCCGAGCAGGCTCTGGCCCGGGAGCTGCGGGAGGAATGCGCGCTGGCGATCGGCAGGCAGGAATGGCTGGGAGAAGCCCTGCAGCACTTCGTGGTGGATGGTGAGCCGATCCGGATGGTGGCGCGCTTCTGGCGTGTCACGCCAGCCAGCGGGCCGGGACCCGCGGAAGATGTCTGGGAATGGCGGGAGCCGCAGGAGTGCCGGGGGCGGTTCTTTCATGCGTGTGCTGACTGGGCGCTTGAGAAAGCGCTGGGGTGAGGGGGGCGCGCGGTATCCGCTCGGGGCTCCCGCCTTCGCGGGAGTGACGGGGTTTCCTGGGTGCGGTGTAACTGCTCGGGATCCCCGCTTTCGCGGGGATGACGCGGCGGGGGGCAGGAAACTCAGGGCAGAGGGACGCGGTCGGCGCCCGTGAGCCGTTCGAGGGCGGCCACCTGGAGCACAAGGTTGATCCGGGCCGACAGTTCCTGAAGCCGCACGCTGGAGAGGGTGCGCTCGGCGTCGATCAGGTCCTGGCTGGTGATCTGGCCGGTCTCGAAGCGCTGCTGGCTGATCTCGTGATCACGCAGGGCCAGGTCCAGCTGGCGGGCTCGCAGGGGCAGCTGGGCCTGCAATTCCAGAATCCGGTTGAGCTGGCTGCGCACCTGCCGCTCCAGATTTTCCACACTTTCATCGAAGGCCAGTTGCTGGCGCCGCTCGCGGATGCGCATGCGCTGCAAGGCTCGCGTGTTGCGTCCCCAATCCCAGAGAGCCCAGTTGAGGCGCAGGGTCACCGTGCGGAAAAGGTCCGCATCGGCCATGCTCAGGTTGCGTGTGCTGTCCTGGATGCTTTGGTCCCAGGAGAGAGCCAGATCCACGGCGGGCAGCAGCGAACGCCAGGCTTCGCGCCGCGAGCGAGTGGCCGCGCTGAGTGCGTCGCGTGATTCAAGCAGGCTCAGGCTCTGCTGGCGGGCCAGCTCGAGCTGGGCGTCCACATCCAGACTGGGACTGGGCTCGGGGACGGTGGCGTCCAGGATGAAGGCCTGCTCCGTGGGCAGCCCCACCAGCTTGCGGAAATCCTCCTCCTGCAGCTGCAGGGCCAGGGAATCGCTGGCGAAGGAGCTGCGCCGCTCCAGATTCTCCAGTTCGCTCTTGAGGAAATCGCTCTCGCCGATGATGCCGGCCCCGTACTTGCGGCGGGCCAGTTCCAGACTGCCTTCCGATTCGCGCAGCCCGGTGCGGCCCAGATCCAGACCGAGGCGTGCCTGCAACAGCGCGTAATAGGCCTGTACCACACGATAACGGAACGCGGCCTCCTGCTCGCTGACCTGCAGCTGGCTCAGGCGAAGCGAACGGCTCTCCTGACGCAGATCGTCCCAGAGCCAGCGAGCGCCGAAGATCTGCTGGCTCACCGAGAGCGAATAGTTGGTGCTCCAGCGGGTCAGGTAACTGTCCGTGTCCGAATCGCGCCAGCCGAGGTAACTGCTGGCATCCACGGTGGTGCCGAAGGGCAGCTCGGTGGACAGGCTCAGGGTGCCACTGCGGCGCTCGGTCTTGATCCGGGTTTCTTCATAGACCTGAAGGGAGCTGTTCCAGAGTTCGGCCCGGCTGTCGGTGATTCCCGGAAGCACTCCCTGAACGCGGATCCGCGGCAGCAGGCGCAAGCGCAGATCGCTGCGATCCAGTTTGTTCTCCCGGAGGCCCAGGTGCACGCGCTCGCCCTCGCGATGGCTGCCCAGGGCACGGTCGATGGCCTCATCAAGACTGAGGGCCAGGGGCTGGCTCCAGGCCATTCCCGAAAGAAGCGCCAGGCTGGCGCACACGATGCTCCAGGTGCGGGCGAAAGCCAGCAGGCCCATGACCGGATTCCGTGACGGCAGGTGGTGTCTACTCATGACGCAGGGCCTCGATGGGATCCAGGGCGGCCGCACGGCGGGCCGGGTAAATGCCGAAGATCAGTCCGGTGCCCGCGCTGACCGCAAACGAAAGCAATACCGACCAGGGTGTGACCACCGTGTGCCAGCCGGCGAAAGCCGAAATGCCCCAGGCCAGGCACAGGCCCAGCACGATCCCCAGCAGTCCGCCGCCCAGTGACAGCACGACCGCCTCGGTGATGAACTGCTGCATCACGTGGGCGGCCGTGGCACCCACGCTGCGGCGGATGCCGATTTCTCGCGTGCGCTCCAGCACGCTGGAGAGCATGATGTTCATGATGCCGATGCCGCCCACGATCAGCGAGATCGAGGCGATGGCCCCCATCACGAGGTTGAACATGCGTTGAGTGGCCTGGGACTGGCGGATCAACTCCCAGGGCACCTGGATTTCCGTGTCACGCGCGCCCATGTGACGCCTCTCGAGCACACGCCGGACACGCTCGGAAGCCGGTGCGGCCTCCTCGGTGGTGGCCACCGTGATCACCAGCTGGTCCAGGCCTTCCTTGCCACTGACCGGCGGCATCCGGCTTCGCAACGTGGACAGCGGGATGTAGATGTCGCGGTTGAGGTCGCGCAGGCTCAGTTCCTGCTTGCCCTTCTCGGAGAGCGCACGAGGTTGCACCACACCCACCACGCGCATCCACTGGTCGTCCAGTTTCACCAGCCGCTCCAGTGGGGAATTGGTTGGAAAGAGCTCGCGCGCCACCTGGCTGCCCAGCACGCAGACCCGAGTACGGCCGTGTTCGTCGGCGTCGGTGAGCCAGCGGCCATTGATTTCCATGCCCGGAAACTGGGCCAGATACTCGGGTTCCACACCTCGCAGGGGCACCTTGACCCGACGGCGTCCCACGCCCGCCTGGGCATCCGAATTGACCACCGCACTGATGGTGGCGTCGGGCAGCAGCCCCTGCAGACTGATCACGTCACGCCGCCCCAGCCCGGGACTGCCCTTCTCCAGATCTTCGGAGGGCACACGGTCGCGCGGCACGGCCATCACCAGGATGTTGCGCGCGCCCAGCAGGCGGATGTTCTCGAGGGCTTCCCGGCGCGCTCCTTCGCCGATCGAGAGCATGGAAATGACCGCGCCCACGCCGAAGATCACTCCCAGCATGGTCAGCAGGCTGCGCAGCTTGTGCGACAGCAGTGAGGCGATGCTGATGCGCAGGGCCTCGAGCAGGGCGCCCCGGTCAGGCATGCAGCATCCCGAGAACTTGGTGACTCACTGCGCGTCCTCGCTGGACCAGTTGGCAGGATCGACCAGGCTCAGGCGGTCACCCGCGTCGAGGCCACTCAGCACGACCATCCGGTCGCCGTCGGTGGGGCCCACCTCGACTGGGACGCTTTCGATCGATTTGCCCGCGATGCGGAACACGTGCCAGCCCTGTTCATCGCGGAAGAGGGCTTCCACGGGCACGGCCAGAGCCTCATCGATGCGCGTGCCGAAAATCGTGGTCTGAGCGTTCATGCCGGGTTTGAGGATGGGATCTCGCTGGTCGAGCACGGCGGTCACGTCAAAGACCTTGGTGTTGCTGTCGCCGTCCTTCTCGCGGGCCAGCACGCCCACTTCGGTGATCCGGCCGGAGAAATGACGGTCGGGCCAGGCATCCAGCACCACCGAGACCGAGTCGTCCAGCGACACCAGATTCAGGTCCACTTCATTGATCTGCAGTGTGACACGCATGCTCGAGAAATCGGGCAGTTCGATCAGGCCGGCGCCACGCCAGGGCTGGTCGCCCACCTTGATCTTGCGCGGTTCGCCGCCCAGCCAGACCGGCAGATAGACCACCATGCCCGGGCCGGGCGCGGTCAGCACCAGGTCGTCGTATTCCTTGCGGGCCTTGCGCAGATTGTCGCGCGCGGTCTGGATCTTGAGATCGGCTTCCTTGAGTTCCTCGGCGTTGATGCCCACCTGGGCGATGTAGTTCGAACGCGATTTCTCGTAGGACAGGGTGGCCTGGCTGAACTGCAGGTCCGCCTCCTGGCGCACCATCTCGCTTTCGTAGACGGTGCGTTCCTGGCGCAGTTTCGAGAGCAGCCAGGAAGTGGAATCGGCCACCAGCGAGCTCTGCATGTTGCGCAGCTCGGCCTTGAGGCGGGCTTCCACCTTGTTGTAACTGGCCTGGGCGATGTCCAGTTCGTTCAGCCGGTCATCAATTTCCTTCTGCAGCTCCGTGCGGTCGAAGATGACCAGCGTGTCACCCTTCTCCACGCTGCTGCCCTCGGGAATCAGCGTCTGCACCTGCAGCTGGTTGCGCAGCCGCGGAGTGCTGATGGTGGTGGAATTCACCGCCTGGATGGTGCCCGCTTCCGTGAGACGGATCTCGAAGCGGTCGGGCGTGACCACCACGGAAGGAGGCTGCTCGCTGCCGCAGCCGGTCAGCAGCAGGCACAGCGGAAGCAGCAGGGCCCAGCCCGCGCGCCCGGACATCAGGCCTTCGCCTGCATGCGCGAGGGCAACAGATCCAGGAACCGGGCGATGGTCTCGATGCCGCGGTGGAAGTTGGGCAGGTCCATGTTCTCGTTGGGGCTGTGGATGCGGCAATCGGGCAGGCTGAAGCCCAGCAGCACGGTCTTGACGTCCAGCACCCGGTCGAAGGTGGCCACGATGGGAATCGAGCCGCCCTCGCGCTGGAAGAAGGGGCGTTTGCCGAAGACCTGCTCCATGGCGTCGGCACCGCAGAGCACGGCGGGATGGTCGATGGGCACCTCGGCCGCGCTGCCGCCGTGGTGGTTGATGAACTCGGCCTTGATGCCCGCGGGAATCCGGGCCTTGAGGTGGGCGACAACCGCCTCACTGACCTGCTGGTGATCCTGATTGGCCACCAGGCGGAAACTGAACTTGGCCCCGGCCTTCGAGGGCAGCACGGTCTTGGCGCCTTCGCCCGCGAAACCGCCCCAGATGCCGTTGACGTCGATGGTGGGACGGGCGCCCAGATGCTCGATCACGGTCCAGCCGG from Candidatus Delongbacteria bacterium includes the following:
- a CDS encoding TolC family protein; translated protein: MGLLAFARTWSIVCASLALLSGMAWSQPLALSLDEAIDRALGSHREGERVHLGLRENKLDRSDLRLRLLPRIRVQGVLPGITDSRAELWNSSLQVYEETRIKTERRSGTLSLSTELPFGTTVDASSYLGWRDSDTDSYLTRWSTNYSLSVSQQIFGARWLWDDLRQESRSLRLSQLQVSEQEAAFRYRVVQAYYALLQARLGLDLGRTGLRESEGSLELARRKYGAGIIGESDFLKSELENLERRSSFASDSLALQLQEEDFRKLVGLPTEQAFILDATVPEPSPSLDVDAQLELARQQSLSLLESRDALSAATRSRREAWRSLLPAVDLALSWDQSIQDSTRNLSMADADLFRTVTLRLNWALWDWGRNTRALQRMRIRERRQQLAFDESVENLERQVRSQLNRILELQAQLPLRARQLDLALRDHEISQQRFETGQITSQDLIDAERTLSSVRLQELSARINLVLQVAALERLTGADRVPLP
- a CDS encoding efflux RND transporter periplasmic adaptor subunit; this translates as MSGRAGWALLLPLCLLLTGCGSEQPPSVVVTPDRFEIRLTEAGTIQAVNSTTISTPRLRNQLQVQTLIPEGSSVEKGDTLVIFDRTELQKEIDDRLNELDIAQASYNKVEARLKAELRNMQSSLVADSTSWLLSKLRQERTVYESEMVRQEADLQFSQATLSYEKSRSNYIAQVGINAEELKEADLKIQTARDNLRKARKEYDDLVLTAPGPGMVVYLPVWLGGEPRKIKVGDQPWRGAGLIELPDFSSMRVTLQINEVDLNLVSLDDSVSVVLDAWPDRHFSGRITEVGVLAREKDGDSNTKVFDVTAVLDQRDPILKPGMNAQTTIFGTRIDEALAVPVEALFRDEQGWHVFRIAGKSIESVPVEVGPTDGDRMVVLSGLDAGDRLSLVDPANWSSEDAQ
- a CDS encoding NUDIX hydrolase, with the protein product MHHGRQSRAEEGITGPVSDWIPVEGAKPVGGSRSPVQATPHGPRIPPDSQMTRTRVWGCIRATAGRYGHRFLPTDSSSSTTSRTGVDRMTQIPTFGKPVPGARSREGSYALIFDPAGRLLVVLGRRGLFLPGGGVDPGETPEQALARELREECALAIGRQEWLGEALQHFVVDGEPIRMVARFWRVTPASGPGPAEDVWEWREPQECRGRFFHACADWALEKALG
- a CDS encoding ABC transporter permease; protein product: MPDRGALLEALRISIASLLSHKLRSLLTMLGVIFGVGAVISMLSIGEGARREALENIRLLGARNILVMAVPRDRVPSEDLEKGSPGLGRRDVISLQGLLPDATISAVVNSDAQAGVGRRRVKVPLRGVEPEYLAQFPGMEINGRWLTDADEHGRTRVCVLGSQVARELFPTNSPLERLVKLDDQWMRVVGVVQPRALSEKGKQELSLRDLNRDIYIPLSTLRSRMPPVSGKEGLDQLVITVATTEEAAPASERVRRVLERRHMGARDTEIQVPWELIRQSQATQRMFNLVMGAIASISLIVGGIGIMNIMLSSVLERTREIGIRRSVGATAAHVMQQFITEAVVLSLGGGLLGIVLGLCLAWGISAFAGWHTVVTPWSVLLSFAVSAGTGLIFGIYPARRAAALDPIEALRHE